From a single Arvicanthis niloticus isolate mArvNil1 chromosome 19, mArvNil1.pat.X, whole genome shotgun sequence genomic region:
- the Gpbp1 gene encoding vasculin isoform X4, producing the protein MALILVLDVLMEPSLNPEYEREPNQNKSLAAGVWEYPPNPKSRTPRMLVIKKGNTKDLQLSGFPVAGNLQSQPVKNGTGPSVYKGLVPKPAVPPTKPTQWKSQTKENKVGTSFPHESTYGVGNFNTFKSTAKNISPSTNSVKECNRSNSSSPVDKLNQQPRLTKLTRMRSDKKSEFLKALKRDRVEEEHEDESHAGSEKDDDSFNLHNSNSTHQERDINRNFDENEIPQENGNASVISQQIIRSSTFPQTDVLSSSLEAEHRLLKEMGWQEDSENDETCAPLTEDEMREFQVISEQLQKNGLRKNGILKNGLICDFKFGPWKNSTFKPTIENDDTETSSSDTSDDDDV; encoded by the exons AATATCCCCCGAATCCTAAATCTAGAACTCCAAGAATGCTGGTCATTAAGAAAGGTAATACAAAAGACTTACAGCTATCTGGATTCCCAGTAGCAGGAAACCTCCAGTCACAGCCAGTTAAGAATGGAACTGGTCCGAGTGTTTATAAAGGCTTAGTCCCCAAACCTGCTGTTCCACCTACAAAA CCTACACAATGGAAAAGccaaactaaagaaaacaaagtcGGGACTTCTTTTCCTCATGAATCTACATACGGTGTTGGCAACTTTAATACTTTTAAGTCAACGGCCAAGAATATTAGTCCATCAACAAATTCAGTGAAAGAG TGTAATCGTTCAAATTCATCTTCGCCTGTTGACAAACTTAATCAGCAGCCTCGTTTAACTAAACTGACACGAATGCGCAGTGATAAAAAGAGTGAATTTTTGAAAGCATTGAAAAGGGACAGAGTAGAAGAGGAGCATGAAGATGAAAGCCATGCTGGCTCAGAGAAG GATGACGACTCATTTAATTTGCATAACAGTAATAGTACTCACCAAGAAAGAGATATAAACAGAAACTTTGATGAAAATGAAATTCCACAGGAGAATGGCAATGCCTCAGTGATTTCTCAACAGATCATTCGTTCTTCGACTTTTCCACAAACTGATGTTCTTTCCAGTTCACTTGAGGCAGAACACAG ATTATTAAAAGAGATGGGCTGGCAGGAAGACAGTGAAAATGATGAAACATGTGCTCCCTTAACTGAGGATGAAATGAGAGAATTCCAAGTCATTAGTGAACAG ttACAGAAGAACGGTCTAAGAAAAAATGGTATTTTGAAAAATGGCCTGATCTGTGACTTCAAGTTTGGACCCTGGAAAAACAGCACTTTCAAACCCACAATTGAGAATGATGACACAGAGACAAGTAGCAGTGACACATCGGATGATGACGATGTGTGA
- the Gpbp1 gene encoding vasculin isoform X5, with amino-acid sequence MLVIKKGNTKDLQLSGFPVAGNLQSQPVKNGTGPSVYKGLVPKPAVPPTKPTQWKSQTKENKVGTSFPHESTYGVGNFNTFKSTAKNISPSTNSVKECNRSNSSSPVDKLNQQPRLTKLTRMRSDKKSEFLKALKRDRVEEEHEDESHAGSEKDDDSFNLHNSNSTHQERDINRNFDENEIPQENGNASVISQQIIRSSTFPQTDVLSSSLEAEHRLLKEMGWQEDSENDETCAPLTEDEMREFQVISEQLQKNGLRKNGILKNGLICDFKFGPWKNSTFKPTIENDDTETSSSDTSDDDDV; translated from the exons ATGCTGGTCATTAAGAAAGGTAATACAAAAGACTTACAGCTATCTGGATTCCCAGTAGCAGGAAACCTCCAGTCACAGCCAGTTAAGAATGGAACTGGTCCGAGTGTTTATAAAGGCTTAGTCCCCAAACCTGCTGTTCCACCTACAAAA CCTACACAATGGAAAAGccaaactaaagaaaacaaagtcGGGACTTCTTTTCCTCATGAATCTACATACGGTGTTGGCAACTTTAATACTTTTAAGTCAACGGCCAAGAATATTAGTCCATCAACAAATTCAGTGAAAGAG TGTAATCGTTCAAATTCATCTTCGCCTGTTGACAAACTTAATCAGCAGCCTCGTTTAACTAAACTGACACGAATGCGCAGTGATAAAAAGAGTGAATTTTTGAAAGCATTGAAAAGGGACAGAGTAGAAGAGGAGCATGAAGATGAAAGCCATGCTGGCTCAGAGAAG GATGACGACTCATTTAATTTGCATAACAGTAATAGTACTCACCAAGAAAGAGATATAAACAGAAACTTTGATGAAAATGAAATTCCACAGGAGAATGGCAATGCCTCAGTGATTTCTCAACAGATCATTCGTTCTTCGACTTTTCCACAAACTGATGTTCTTTCCAGTTCACTTGAGGCAGAACACAG ATTATTAAAAGAGATGGGCTGGCAGGAAGACAGTGAAAATGATGAAACATGTGCTCCCTTAACTGAGGATGAAATGAGAGAATTCCAAGTCATTAGTGAACAG ttACAGAAGAACGGTCTAAGAAAAAATGGTATTTTGAAAAATGGCCTGATCTGTGACTTCAAGTTTGGACCCTGGAAAAACAGCACTTTCAAACCCACAATTGAGAATGATGACACAGAGACAAGTAGCAGTGACACATCGGATGATGACGATGTGTGA